In the Roseofilum reptotaenium CS-1145 genome, GTATCGGTCGCGGGTTCGCCGGTTACCAAAAGCGCCATAACTTCCGCCGGGGGCCCATGTCCCACGGTTCAAAAAACCACCGCCTTCCTGGATCAACCGGAGCCGGAACCACCCCTGGACGAATTTATCCAGGGAAGAAAATGGCAGGACGTAAAGGCAATGCCCAAATCACGATCCGCAAACTGCAAGTCGTGCGGGTAGATGCCGATCGCAACCTACTGCTGATTAAAGGTTCAGTTCCTGGCAAACCCGGAACGCTCCTGAGTATCGCTCCAACCAATAAAGTGGGCGGCTGATCCATAAAGAAAGAGAGCCACTCTATCTAAGGGATCAAAGCAAGTAGAAAAGGAAAGATCGAAACTATGGTTAGTTGCGTAAGGAAAGACTGGCAAGGGTCAGAGGTGGGCGAAGCCAGCCTTGAACTCAAGGTCGCCAAAGAAGAAACGAGCGCTCACATTGTCCACCGGGCCCTCGTGCGTCAACTCAATAATGCCCGCCAAGGAACCGCTTGCAGCAAGACCCGCGCCGAAGTTAGAGGGGGCGGACGCAAGCCTTGGCGGCAAAAAGGAACCGGTCGCGCTCGTGCAGGTTCTATTCGTTCTCCCCTGTGGCGAGGGGGTGGGGTGATCTTCGGGCCCAAGCCCAGAAGTTATGAAACCAAGATGAACCGTAAAGAGCGGCGCTTGGCCTTAACTACTGCCTTAATGGGCAGAACCGATGACCTGATTGTAGTCGAAGAAATTGGCGACAACCTGGCTCGGCCCAAAACCCAAGAACTCCTAGGGGCGATTGGCCGTTGGGGAGCAGCAGAGACCGACAAAGTGCTACTTATCATCCCCGAACGCCATGAAAACCTCTATTTGTCTGCTCGCAATGTCCCCAGACTGCGATTAATTCTTGCCGAGCAACTTAATGTCTACGACATCCTGAATGCAGACAAAATCATAGCCACCGGTTCCGCTCTCGAAAAAATCCAGGAGGTCTATGGTGAGTAATTCTACTATTTCAGGCAATCGCGCCCTACCTGACCTGATCCGCCGCCCGATCGTCACCGAAAAAGGAACTCGACTCTTAGAAGACAACAAATATGTCTTTGAAGTCCTTCCCCAGGCCACCAAGCCAGAAATTAAGGCGGCGATCGAAAGCCTATTTGAGGTCAAAGTGACCAAGGTAAACACCTATCGCGCCCCCCGTAAAAAACGGCGTGTAGGTCGCTTCACGGGATATAAAGCTCAATACAAACGAGCTGTAGTTACCCTATCCCCCGGCGACCAGATCATCTTGTTCCCAGAAGTGTAATTGATGAACTGTTATGGGCATTCGATCCTACAAACCCTATACCTCAAGTACCCGGCAGCAGAGTGTCTCTGATTTTGCGGAGATCACTAAAGATCGGCCAGAGAAATCCCTGATCAAAAAAAATCACCGGGTCAAAGGCCGGAATAACCGAGGGGTTATTACCTGTCGCCATCGGGGGGGCGGTCATAAGCGGCGCTATCGTCTGGTTGATTTCCGGCGGAATAAATTCAACGTTCCCGCCAAAGTTGCGGCGATCGAGTACGATCCCAACCGCAACGCTCGCCTAGCCCTGTTGTTTTACACCGATGGTGAAAAACGGTACATCCTCCATCCTAGAGGATTAGCCGTAGGCACAACTGTGATTTCCGGTGAAAACGTTCCCATTGAAGTCGGCAACTGTATGCCCTTGGGTAACATGCCCTTGGGAACCAGCGTTCATAACATTGAACTCGTCTCCGGACGGGGTGGGCAAATTGTGCGTGCGGCTGGAGCTACGGCGCAAGTTGTCGCCAAAGAAGGGGACTATGTAACCCTGCGTTTACCCTCTACAGAAGTGCGGTTGGTGCGCAAAGAATGCTACGCCACCATTGGCCAAGTGGGCAACGTAGAAGCTCGTAATATCACCCTAGGAAAAGCTGGACGGACTCGGAGGAAAGGTCGTCGGCCTCAAGTGCGAGGTAGCGTCATGAACCCCGTGGATCACCCCCATGGTGGTGGTGAAGGACGGGCTCCCGTCGGTCGCAGTGGCCCTGTAACCCCTTGGGGTAAACCAGCCTTGGGTGCAAAAACACGGAAGAAACATAAATCTAGCGATCGCTTGATTGTACGTCGTCGTCGTCGGACTTCCAAGCGCGGTCGCGGAGGTCGTCAAGCCTAATCAATTAAAAATTAAAAATTAAAAATTAAAAAATGACTGTTTTTAGTTTTGGTTTTTAATGTTTTGATTGACTCCCCTGATTACATAACCTTGAAAGTCTTATGGCTCGTTCCTTAAAAAAAGGCCCCTTTGTTGCCGACCATCTGTTAACCAAAATTGAAAAACTCAATGATAGAGGCGAAAAACAAGTGATTAAAACTTGGTCTCGCCCCTCCACCATTGTGCCTCAGATGATTGGCCATACCATTGCTGTTCATAATGGCCGCCAGCATGTTCCCGTGTTTATCACAGAACAGATGGTCGGACATAAATTAGGAGAATTTGCTCCCACTCGAACCTATCGAGGCCATGCAAAGAGCGACAAAAAAGCTCGCCGATAATTAATATTCCCCCTAGGGATAATCGGTTTCCCCCTTATTGACTCAGGATGAAAGAAAAACGATGGCAATCGATACTTCTGTAGAAACTCGTGCGATCGCACGGTACATCCGTATGTCCCCCCATAAAGTCCGTCGAGTATTAGACCAAATTCGGGGAAAAACCTATCGGGATGCACTGATCGTACTCGAATTCATGCCCTACCGTGCCTGTCAACCCGTCTTAAAAGTGTTGCGATCGGCAGTCGCGAATGCGGAACATAACCAGGGACTCGACCCTAGAAGCCTAGTGATTAGCAAAGCCTTTGCTGACGCTGGCCCAGCCCTCAAGCGCTTTCGCCCTCGGGCCCAAGGACGGGCTTATCAAATTCGTAAACCCACCTGTCATATTACAGTAGCTGTTGCCCCAGAAGCGGCCAGCAGTTAGCTCAACCGTTGATTGATTGAGAGGATTACTCTGTGGGACAAAAAATACACCCAACTGGGTTTCGGCTAGGAATCACTCAAGAACACCGTTCTCGCTGGTTCGCGGATTCCAGACATTACCCAGGAATCTTACAAGAAGACTTTAAGATTCGTAAATATGTAGAAAAACAACTCAATAATGCCGGGATTTCCCAAGTCCGCATTGAGCGCAAAGCCGATCAGATCGACCTAGAAATCCATACCGCCCGTCCGGGTGTCGTCGTCGGTCGAGGGGGTCAAGGTATTGAGTCTCTACGCACTAACCTGCAAAAAGAAATTGGCGATAGCAATCGTCAAATTCGGATTAACGTCGTCGAAGTTACCCGTGTCGATGCTGATGCCGGTCTCCTGGCTGAATATATCGCCCAACAACTCGAACGTCGGGTATCCTTCCGCCGGGTTGTGCGCCAAGCCATCCAACGGGCCCAACGGGCAGGGGTTCAAGGGATCAAAATCCAAGTTAGTGGCCGTCTGAATGGAGCAGAAATTGCTCGGACAGAATGGACCAGAGAAGGACGAGTACCCCTGCATACCCTTCGGGCTGACATTGACTACGCTTACCGCACCGCTCAAACCATTTACGGGATCTTGGGCATTAAACTTTGGGTCTTCAAAGGAGAAATTATCCCTGGGCAAGAAGAAACTCCCCCACCTGGGCCCACCCCCAACCGTCGTCGAGGAAATCGCCGTCGCCCCCAATTTGAAGACCGATCCAACGAGAACTAATCGTTATTGGTGACCCATTATTGAATTGAGTTCTGGTCATGTTAAGTCCAAGAAGAACAAAATTTCGCAAACAACACCGAGGTCGAATGCAAGGGTTGGCTTCCCGTGGGAACGTCATTAATTTTGGAGACTTTGGTCTTCAAGCCCTAGAACCTCATTGGATTACCTCCCGCCAAATTGAATCGGGTCGTCGAGCGATGACTCGGTATATCAAGCGGGGCGGGAAAATTTGGATTCGCATTTTCCCCGACAAACCGGTAACCATGCGCCCAGCCGAAACCCGGATGGGTTCCGGGAAAGGAAACCCAGAATATTGGGTAGCCGTAGTCAAACCCGGACGGATTATTTATGAAATTGCGGGTGTGCCAGAAGACATTGCCCGTGAAGCCATGCGTCTGGCTTCCCATAAATTTCCGATCAAGACTAAATTTTTGGTGCGTGATTCCCAAGGTTAGAGAAGATGCCATTACCTAAGATTGACGAGGTGAGAAACCTTACCGATGAGGAACTGGGCGAGCAGATTGTAGCCATTAAACGTGAATTATTTCAGTTGCGGCTCAAGCAAGCCACCGGCCAGGGAGAAATCAAACCTCATCAGTTCAAACACCTCAAA is a window encoding:
- the rplD gene encoding 50S ribosomal protein L4, producing the protein MVSCVRKDWQGSEVGEASLELKVAKEETSAHIVHRALVRQLNNARQGTACSKTRAEVRGGGRKPWRQKGTGRARAGSIRSPLWRGGGVIFGPKPRSYETKMNRKERRLALTTALMGRTDDLIVVEEIGDNLARPKTQELLGAIGRWGAAETDKVLLIIPERHENLYLSARNVPRLRLILAEQLNVYDILNADKIIATGSALEKIQEVYGE
- the rplP gene encoding 50S ribosomal protein L16 is translated as MLSPRRTKFRKQHRGRMQGLASRGNVINFGDFGLQALEPHWITSRQIESGRRAMTRYIKRGGKIWIRIFPDKPVTMRPAETRMGSGKGNPEYWVAVVKPGRIIYEIAGVPEDIAREAMRLASHKFPIKTKFLVRDSQG
- the rplB gene encoding 50S ribosomal protein L2 codes for the protein MGIRSYKPYTSSTRQQSVSDFAEITKDRPEKSLIKKNHRVKGRNNRGVITCRHRGGGHKRRYRLVDFRRNKFNVPAKVAAIEYDPNRNARLALLFYTDGEKRYILHPRGLAVGTTVISGENVPIEVGNCMPLGNMPLGTSVHNIELVSGRGGQIVRAAGATAQVVAKEGDYVTLRLPSTEVRLVRKECYATIGQVGNVEARNITLGKAGRTRRKGRRPQVRGSVMNPVDHPHGGGEGRAPVGRSGPVTPWGKPALGAKTRKKHKSSDRLIVRRRRRTSKRGRGGRQA
- the rplV gene encoding 50S ribosomal protein L22, producing MAIDTSVETRAIARYIRMSPHKVRRVLDQIRGKTYRDALIVLEFMPYRACQPVLKVLRSAVANAEHNQGLDPRSLVISKAFADAGPALKRFRPRAQGRAYQIRKPTCHITVAVAPEAASS
- a CDS encoding 50S ribosomal protein L23; its protein translation is MVSNSTISGNRALPDLIRRPIVTEKGTRLLEDNKYVFEVLPQATKPEIKAAIESLFEVKVTKVNTYRAPRKKRRVGRFTGYKAQYKRAVVTLSPGDQIILFPEV
- the rpsC gene encoding 30S ribosomal protein S3, translated to MGQKIHPTGFRLGITQEHRSRWFADSRHYPGILQEDFKIRKYVEKQLNNAGISQVRIERKADQIDLEIHTARPGVVVGRGGQGIESLRTNLQKEIGDSNRQIRINVVEVTRVDADAGLLAEYIAQQLERRVSFRRVVRQAIQRAQRAGVQGIKIQVSGRLNGAEIARTEWTREGRVPLHTLRADIDYAYRTAQTIYGILGIKLWVFKGEIIPGQEETPPPGPTPNRRRGNRRRPQFEDRSNEN
- the rpsS gene encoding 30S ribosomal protein S19, encoding MARSLKKGPFVADHLLTKIEKLNDRGEKQVIKTWSRPSTIVPQMIGHTIAVHNGRQHVPVFITEQMVGHKLGEFAPTRTYRGHAKSDKKARR
- the rpmC gene encoding 50S ribosomal protein L29; protein product: MPLPKIDEVRNLTDEELGEQIVAIKRELFQLRLKQATGQGEIKPHQFKHLKHRQSQLLMVERQRQLAQTQSQDTTTPVEDTEES